The genomic segment tcatggttacagcaatgccatgctgctatctcacaatgatacaggaatctttaacaaatccgtggatccagactataagccacatcactgccaaaatctaatcaggtggtccttgtgtcatttctgaccttcccttaaaatttcatctaaatctgtttgttagcttttgagtaatgctgctaacagacagacagacggatggacaAATCAATGGCGACTGCTACATTATTCCACTGATTTCCTTTGCGGAATAATTATGGTAATTTAGTACATAAAGCTTAAAAATAGCACAGAACTACTAGTTGGAACTATGTAATTTTTATGAGTAATTAacttaaaaaatattagacaCAAGAATAAACAAACATGGATGAACTTCAGCTTTCTAAATTTCAAAAAGTTGATACAtttgttctgtaaaaaaaaccccaccacAAACCAACTTTTACACACTAGAAAGAATAACTTATATACTGACAGATAaccaaaaattatatattttgtcatttgtctgaaACAGAACTACAGAAAACCTGACTATTAAGTCATGTTGAAACTAAGAATAAGCTCCCTTTACGTTTGCAGTGAAGTTTGACTTTTTACATTCTGGGTTTGGTTGCTTGAGTTCGTCATCACATCTGACCGTTTTCCATTCCCTTGTAAGCCATTTGGCTTTTAAACCACAGCCATGTATGAAAGCCAAATTTGATTGGGTAAAATGTTTATTCATGCACGTATAAAACTGACTCTCCCTGTCAGGTTGTCCCGTCCAGGTAGAGAGGCGGGGCTTAGAGGCTCACCTTTCCGAATGCAACTTCCGCAGCAGAGAGTGTCCCAACGGCTGTGGACACACTCTGCTCTCTGTGGACCAATCACAGCACAACTGCGTGGCGGAGCTGCGAGCAGAGGTGGAGCTGCTCAGGTGAGCTTGTCCACGTTGTCATGGAAACGTCCGATTCATCGAGGTAAAGTTCCCGTTTGTAGCGTGGGTCATAAGTGTACATGTTGGCTGCAGGGCGGAGATGCTGTGtaaggtggaggaggtgagaCGAGAGATGGAGTCTCGGCTGGACTCTCAGAGGAGACACATGGTGCAGAAAGAGTCGCAGCTGAAGAGCGAAGTGGAGGAGCTCAAGGTGAACTGTTCATACAAAAGCACAAATGTTGATTTACAGGGAAATTTTACTTTATCAGCAGGTTTCATCTGGTTGGAAATAATACAAGCAAGTGACAAaaggtagtttttttttgtatttatcctAAAAATgcaatgtccaaaatgatttataTCCTTTGATATTTTTGCAATTTGTTCAGGAAATGCAGCTTCTATCCTGTTTCACCTGATACTGGCTATTTCTGACAAGTTTCACCATATCAAGGAGGCCTTGAGCCTCAAAGAGCTGGAGATTGGCATACAGCGGAACAGAacgaaaacacagaaacagttcAGTCTTGTCTCTCCAAAGTCTTGACTTAAACCCGATCAAGAATCTTTGGAACAAACAAGTTAGAAATCCataacatttaattaaactgCACCAATTGTGGATCAATGGTATAACCAGAAGCTTGTAGACGGCTACCAAAGGTTGCTAATTGAGATGCAAATGGCTAAAtgacatttaaccaaatattagatttgtttgcatatttttgagCCAGCAGATTTAGTCATATTACCAGAAgactttaataaatctatgcaAAGACCAAAATGccagattgtttttgttttggtgacaaagatgcatgtgtTTCAAGGACTCCATCAGAGAAAATTCATAGGAGTCGCTGGAAACTGAATCCTGCCATGGTgatgtatgtaaacttttgctCACGTTGGGTAATATTTAGTCTTCTCCGCTTAGGGTCAGTTGTCTCGGGTGATGTGCGACATGCGAGCCCTGCTGGGAGCCGAGCGTCTGAGGAGGCAGGAGCTGGCCGAAGCAGAGCTGGAGAAGAGGGAGCTGCTGGAGCTCCTCAGAGACCTTCAGCCCACCAGGAACCAGCCTCCTGCCGACCAGGCGTCCAGGGACCAGCGTCGGGCGGATCTGCAGAGCTGGGAGCTGCACACCGAGCCGACGAGACACCAGCAGAGAGAGGCTGGTTTAACTTTACACGCCTCCAGTCTGTCGCTGCATTCGGCTTCGCATCCGTCAGGTCCGCCTCCGTCACCTCAGCTGGGAGAGGCGACGAGAAAGGGAGGAACCAGGAGTCTGACGCTGGACTGCATCAAAAGGAAGAGCCGGGAGGTGACGGTCATCTGAGCACAACCTGAGAACGCTAGCCAAACTGCAAAACAATAAATCTTTACACGGAGGGGAGCTTAGAACTTCGGCTctatggttgttgttgtttttttagcgAGGGTTTTGATTAATCATcaggtaaaaaataaagaagcttTGATGCTGTGGAATAAACTGTTTGGTGCTTTCACCCttctgttgttctcatttacagacaccaaaaaataatgtttctttgtctgaaaagaatccaaaaattcagccaaaaaattactcaaatttctaaaaaatttgCTAAacatttaggaagaaaattccaataattccttaaaagtttcccttaaaagtttttttttttaaaagtcccccaaatttggcaagaaaaattttgtaaatattttcgaaaaattagtaaaaatcctaaaaaaaattctaaaaaaacatgtaaagtgattacatatataccAGTCAagctttctaatattttcttaagaacattcaccaaaaaaatcaaccaaaaacgagcgaatttcactggattttggtagatttttctggtgaatgttcttaagaaacattaacatttttttccaccataaaatgttcagagatttctaaaaaatgctgaaaatgtggacatcagaagttttgctgcgattatattttttccccacattttcaaactaaaacgggtcaattttgacccgcacgacgacacgagggttaaagacaGTTGTTCTTGTGTAATTAATTCCCAGCAGGTTTCTGTGAAAGTAAACATTCAGTTTGTAGGCTCAGCTCACTGTTACTTACGCTGtcaaacaaatgattgtttaatgCGACTTGGATTTTGTGTCCCTCAGGTTTCCATTAAAAGTGGTCATTTTCTTGACTCCAGGGTTTTATCGTCTCCAGCTTTCTCCTCAGTGAGTTGTCAGATGTTGTCTTGGAGCATCTTTGCATCACCGAAACTCACGTAAACAGTGTTTTGACTTCCAATGTGAAGTCTATCATGAAAAACAAGGCATGAGAAGTGATTCTAGGCAGAAAGGTGGCATAGAAAAACTATTCACTGCCTTAAAAAttcatctttttgttgctttccaACAGTGAATCACGGTCAATTCTGCTTTATTGacaaaaatgcaccaaaaagcctctttaatgtcaaagtgaaaacagatttctgcaaTGTAACttcaattaatttaaaaaataaaacataaataagtgattgcatGAGTATTCACCCCTTATGCACATATTTAAccctgtttttctttgcaaaactgcttaAGCTCTGACAAGTTACACAGGGCTCGTGACAAAGTTaaacagttttcactttgacattaaagagtcttttttttaaattcttgacTAAATGAATGAAGCAAACTTCCAAAGTGGGTGAATACTTAATGGGCACTGCAGTTTTCATGTTATATAGCAGGATTTGTGGTGAAAACGGAATCTATTTTGTCCGAAAACATAATTAATTTAATACTGGAATGATTCTCTTATTGTCCAAGTtgacaaagctaaaaaaaaaaaaagtgtcatttttgggtTAAGCCATCACTCTGCTCTCTTTGTCATTAAATACTTATGTCACCACAAACAATACCAAAACAACATTTGAACTCTTGTGCATCACTTAAAAATCTACTAAGAGGATAAAAATGTGTGAGTTTCTGCGATTAGAGGTTGATTCACTTCTGTTGCACCGAGTTTCTACTTTTGAGGCCCGAATTTTGAATGCAGTCTTTCTAAAGCATTCGTTTTTGATTCTTTAGAAGAGGAAATATCCCACTGTTCAGCTCAGAAATAATGCGGCTATTCACGTGATTTTGCACACTCACTTATTTTGTGCACTCCGGAAACTTCACTGTCTGCATCAGTTGGTTATTTGCGTACAAACACAAGTGTAATCTTATTTACTATCAGCTTTATTCTCTGATTACAACtcataacaaaacagaaaacatcaacaCAGTCTGTACGTCGTCGCGACAACATCACACCGCCACGTTTCCATGGAGATAGTGTATCCGGATTGGTCCATTTGACGCCACGAGGGGCCGCAGTCACTGTCCAGGTGAGTTTACCTGGTGAAGGAGCGGACGTGCCTGCCCCTCCCACCTCCGCTGCCTCCCCCGCCGCTGAACTTGCTCCCCTGAgaccctcttcctcctcctcctcctccgccgccTCCcccgccgcctcctcctccgACGCTGCCGCCGCCGCCTCCTCCGGTGAGCCACGACAGCCCGGTGCCTCCTCGGCCTCGCGGCGCCCGATCACGGGGAGCCAGTCGATACGTGCCTGGAGAGGAGAAGTCAAAGCATTctggtttttttattttcagtgttttagagACTCATGATGTAAATTgaaggtagaaggtgtgtgtcgGCGTGAACGTCTTACTCGCTGGCGGTTGTCGGGAGGGTAAAGGTCCTCGTGTGAAGTTGCTCTGACCTCCTCGGGGTTCGCTGTAGGTTCCTCTGTGAGTGACGGCGGGAACTTGGCCGCTCCACGATGAACCTCGGCCTCCTTCTCTGCGAGTGTAGTTACCTGAAGAAGCAAAAAGAGACTGTCTGTCACCCTCTGCTGGCCAACTGTTTCACAGCATCTGTTAGTCTTCATGatctaaaatgtgaaactttacTGTCAGCTGATTCAATCGGGATGAAAATTTAActatcactgaaaaaaacttCATTTGGTAGATAAAATATGTTAGAAATGTCTAGAAAAAGCTTGAAAGTGGGCTGTTTCCATGATCAAGACTGTTCTAATTATATTCAGTGTATGAATAGTGTCATATTTTGGCATTAATTATCAGATAAGTTTATAAAAGTAAGATAAGTGTTGTAAAATGTActaaagaaaatatatattacaCAAGAGAGGAAACAGGAGAAACCAGGAAGctctgaaaatgtctttttcaaacacaaaaagagcTTAAACTAGTGCACCTAATTCGTCTTTCTGGTGCAACCTAAATGTTTCACTGTGCCTTTTTGGTTCtgaataacacattttaaatgctcCTTTTTGGCCAGTTCCCATAAAAAAGGTCCAATTTCTTTAACATATTCTACAAACGCTTGCAACCATGAATAAAGGCTGCAGATTAaagttttgttcctttttgtaaAGATGACCTGGGGCTTACAGTTAGTTTAAACGCGTGTCTTCTTTGGCTGTACTCTACATACTACTGGTTAAGTTTAGTGGAGACACTTTCAATCGGACACTAAATCCTCTGAGGTCATTTTTATGGCTGCACTCTTTATCATGAATGCATCATGTTTAATCACATCTCAGCGTTTCTTATTTGCTTGTTGTAGTAGGTGGCATAGTAGGAGATTCATGTAATTTCGAGAAAATGTAACGGGTTGTTTTCTGACGCTGCAATCTACAAAATCTTCCTAAAAGCCTCACATGCATGggcagagaagcttctagtctccactcagttactgcagtaTCTTAAGTAACAGCTTCGAGGCCAAAAATTTGCTtcaaaagtcattttattttgcacaacGGCAACGTGTGAACATGTAACCACGCAAAGCTTCCTTCAAGTTACGATAATTTCAGAAAGAAATCCGTGTGCACGTACCTGACAGCAGGACACCTTTTGGTTGCGGTGGAGTGAAAAAGCGAGTCTGGCTGTGGAAGGTGGCTCTGCCTCTGTTGCCGGTGAACAGTCCTCTGGTGGGGGGTTTGGGGGTGCTCTTTGGAGGGCGTTTAGGGGGCAACAGCCCGAGTGGGGTGGTAATGTCTTTAAACTCCGCCGCCACAAAGTCGTCCACGTGCATGCTGGGAGGACGGGACGTGTTCTGTTTGCGGAGGCGGAAGATGTCGTGAGGCCGGGACATGTTCTGTCCAAACCCTCCTCGACCTCCACGGCCGCGAGGAGCCGCCATGATGTGAGCTCTTTTAGCGGGTTCAACGTAGTCGGATTTACCGCTGCAGACACGAAACCAACGTTAGTTCAAAAGTTTTCTGATCAGATTCAACATCTGTGAAATTTAAACAGAAATGAAGTGAGGAGTGAAGGCGTACCTGGATGTAATGAAGGTctcgtgtttgtgttttcccaGTCGGAAGCCTTTAGGAGCCTTGGTGTGACCAGGAGAGGACGGTTCTGAGAGGAAGGAGCGCTCCAGTTCGGCCTTCAGGTCCAGTTCTGGACAACATTCCTGAGCCAAACCCACCAGATCCACCTTcacctgccacacacacacacaaacagccacaGACTTAATGTACACATCATTTGTATTTGCTTTAAAGTCAAAAATCAAAGAACCAACCCTTAGAACTCCTGTCTCGTTTTTACtcaccgtgggctcatttttaataTCGCCGGAAGAAGAAAGGACGTAATgtgtcttttaaaataaatcataacaaaagaaaagctaaatttctttgattatttgctCTACAGTCAGCACGTCCAATATTGTTCCAACTGcccacagatgttaccaatACTAAAGACATTTTACTATTTATCTTTGTAcagcctctctctctgctctgcacatAAActttagaaagatgtttcaccatgctgagtGTATCTCCAACCACTTGcttctctgttcactgtttctgagccatgctgcttttattttactgatctagTCGTTTGACATTCCTCTAATGgtcctttttgacaaattggGAGTATTTCTTCTTTTCCCCAACCATTCTGGGCAAGTTCATGCCCTTACATAcatttttgaggcattttgtgcaccttctttctttctttctttctctctttcaagtttatttgaaaaaggacagcatgcagttacattaaaaagatggctgcaccagatttagtatcatgctaatttccatctgacatttctgacattttgagtaatttttacaattttgcacaagtttttgtaattttgtacacattttgcATCATTATGAGGACgaatatttccatgttttattttattgatccagcatgttttattttcttctcagtCACTCATAgtttttcagttccttaaaggttgtacaattttctgtttttcttcacagaatctggtgcaaatggTCTATTTTAGGCCACTTTTTCACACAGACTAAAGTTATTTCAAAGAAATatcattttaagcttagatttgtaAAACTCTCCAGATAAAACCGCAAGCCACACAAGACTAATTCAAGAACTGTAaatggattttctttttaagatgGCATGGCTTTCAAACTTGCCTGTGGTTTCAGGGGTTCAAAAGGTCaaactatttgtaaaaaaagaacaaaactataTCAGATGAATGCCAGGAGTCTGGacatgaaaatgtctttattcCCTGTAGATCAGTGTCTCAGTTTTGGACATACCTTAGTTTGAACCCACTTTTCCCACAAGTACAGACTATGATGTTGCCTTTGGGGCGTGGCTGTAGCTATACAgtaattattcattatttgaATTTGTCAGGAGGAGAACAGAATGGTAGTTTACTTTGATAAGTACAGAAAAGATCAGGTGTAAAAATGCAACAGAGGagccaaaaaaataaagcaagatTACTACTGCcaaagtaataaaatattcagCAAAATAATCAGCATAAGAGTTTTTGCTGTAACTGTGATGAGAAAATCTGCTCTTGAGATTTCTGATAATATATGTGGGCACTCCTACCATGTCGAGATCAGCTTCAATGTCGTCAGTCTGGAAGGGAGAGAACCACAGAGCCTTCAGGTGCTCATCCAGAGCTTCTGACAGAATGAATACCGTCCTGTGGATTAAAAACAGACCAGACATAAAGTTTCATGCGTGTTCTCGGTTTAAATGTAGCTTTGGTTCCAATAAAAGCCACCTTTACACCATCCTTTTGTCATTAAAACAGTCATTTTCCTTGGCTACAATGGTggaggagtaaaaaaaaaatacagagaaagcAGAGATCCATGTCATTTTCTATCACCCAGAGGCCGAACCTGTGGTTAAACTGGGCTCCCAGTGCCTCAGGAGCTGGCAGAGTGGGTTCAGTTTCAGGTGCAGGAGGCGAATCAGTGGCCGTCTCCAACGTCTGCCTCAGAACAATCACGTTGTCCAACATAGTCTCCAGCGATTCGTCTTCTTTACAGAGTttctacaaacacacaagaacagTGAGTTGAAGgcagtttttgcttttattttgaaaaacatcaCGCTGCAAAGGTGTGCATCATTTTTACCGTAATCTGCTTCTCTAAAGCAGGAAGTGGATGCGAATCGGACTCCTCCCACTGCAGCAGAGCTTTCATCTCAGAGCCCGACAGCAGCCGAGGAGGAACGAAGGCGGAATCGTCGCTGGAGCCTTGACCCTCCTCTACACACTGGAGTAAAAGAAAGTTCAGAACCAGGACCAGTTACCACCAGGAAAGAGCTGACACGTAatttaggaaggaaaaaattaTCAGAAGGACGAGTAAGAAAAGCAGAATATAACTTCACAGATGCATAACCGATACAAACACAGGCAcaattttgaaaaagaaaaacttctaCAGAAAGAATTTGCAACTAAATGTTTCCAAAACTGCACTTTACCAACAACCTTAAAGGGCAGCTTGTAATTGCATTCATTAATTTCAATATATATGTGAATATCTGGAATTATTCTGgacacaaaaccatcaaaaaatgcacaacaaAGAAAGCATAAGTGACTCAGCTGGAACCAAACGTGATGAGGCAAAAATTCACTAATTATCCAGGCTGAACTGACGGTGGTGTTTATAAAGAGCAGAGAGTAGacaagtatgaaaacaaattaaaaataatgtaagTAAGAAAGTATCTAGAATATGtagagctgctttttttttttaatattggtCATTCCTGTGGTCACTTGCAACAATGCTATACATACTGAGTCCAGCTTTCTTCAATTTTTtgcaacagaaataatacaGTAATTTcaattttgtgccttttttatGATTCTAACTTTCGCATACAGAAGACAcgtctgagttctctctccttttacacagaggattttatattgcagtgaaaaataaacctagCAAACAGctagaaactgcttggagttcagagggtatCTGCAAGTATCTGCACTGCTTAAAGCAATTTTCTCTTTACACATCTAAGAGAGTCTTATCAGCTCCTTTTTATGGTTTCCTGTATCTCTAAGGACATTTGTTTGCTTTAATGTTTAAGGCTCCTTCAGTCTGTAATGATTTGTCTCTACATATCCCGTGTTTTGCTTGTGTAGCTGCACACCTTCAGGATTTCTTATCACTTACTGCTACTTTACAGCTCATCCATTTCAATGAGTGTCTTATCTGTGTGTTAAGTTTTTATTGtgctcttgtgtttttgtttgtcgcCGCCCTTGAAAATGACCTCAAGTTACCTCCCCTTATCCTGATGTAAATGTGGATATGCGCCTAAGCTGCACTCACCATTGTTTCTGTGTTGACAATCTGCCTGAGAAAGTCGAGCAGAGCTGAAAGCAGATCTGCCGAGTCCTTGTTGAAGGAAAACACCAACCGCTTCAGCAGCGAGCACAAACTTGCACCGTGTTTCTTCAGAGCTCTGAACGACAAAGTGTAATCATGGTGTAAGAAAAGGGCTGAACCTGCAGTAGAAACAGAAGACGGTAGAAAGCAAAAGAAAGGAGAAGGGAGCATTCTCATTTACACTTTGAGGTGGTACAATCCATAGTCGTGCTCTGTGAGGAACGTCAGAGTCCTGATGCAGGTGAGGAGAAGCGGCACGCTGCTTTCTGAATTCCCCAAAACCTCTAACAGCGAGGTGCACACTGATGACATCATCTCCCGCCCAGGAAGTGCATTGGCGAGCTGCTCAGCCTCCGACAAACATCCTTCACCAGGCGGAGGCACCGCCAGAGAAATGTCCTGgagaagataagataagataagatagactttattgatctcacaaaggagaaatttactgttacagggctcttagaaacaaaaacagaggagtCAGAAGACAAGAGGTGGACAGTTtcaggcagttttttttctctataagaacttttttttataaaaatgatGCTCAGTTCAGATTTTTTGCGGGTTAGAACACTGTGCTGGAAATTCAAACTtctattgcagtgaaaaatgagtccacagtgaggaaaaatgtgacaggagcattgcaaaaaatgcacaaatgtgcACTGGTATTCTTACCTGGTCACACAGTGACTGTAATATGGTTCCTACTAGAACGCTGCATTGCTGCTGCTGTAAGGAGTGATCGGTCGGAGGAACCAACAGAGACAGAAGCAGCGGGAACAGATCGGCCAGCTGTTCGTCTCCAGAAACCGAACCCGACAACAGGCTAAGCGTTGCACTCTTACAGGCTCTCTGAGACACCAGAGCGTCCATCAGGGACAGCAGACGCAGGACTTGACTCCAGCAGACGCCTTTCCCCTCGGCCCTGCATCGAGCACATCACACACACTTATAATACAGTTCACAGGACAAACACCAAAACGTGCTGCTGTGTGCTGTGGACTCACggctgcagctcctccagcagcagctccagcagcgcCTTCATGATGAGCGTTGCGGTGGGCGAGGACAGGTCTGCCAGCTGAACACACACTCTCCTCAGCATGGCCAGCAGAGGAGGGCAGCTGGTGGCGCAAACACAACGCAGAGCCTCGGAAAACACTTTCCACTGCGCCCGGATGTGCATGCTCCACAGCTTCCTGGTGTTTAAGGCCACAGCCACATCTTGGACTGAAATCACCTACAGAGACAAGAACATCTCGTTATTAGTGTATAAAACATCAGAGCTACAAAGATTAATTTCAACTAACCAACAATTTGGATAATTTTGACTGATTTagaggatttttaaaagaaaaaaacccgaTTCAAGCttcttaaatatgaatattttctgtattttttcctcttgcagtggactgaatatctttgagttgtgggcaaaaaaaaaatttgtcttGAACTTGCACaacattttgcaccattttctgacattttgtagacCAAACAACTAGCTGTTTATTTGAGCTAATAATAGGAAATATTAAACCTTTTCCAAGTAACACTAAAGTGagaattatttaattttttttctctttttgtggtaaaaaaaaataaaattcaaattatCAATTAACCAGTGAAATAGTTGCAGATTAGTTTTTCTATCAACTAATTGCTTTTGCTCTACTTTATGTTTTGACTTGTGCATGTAAGATAAtgtgagattttaaaaattcaattgGATGGGCTACAGCAAAAGGATAAGAATAGTATTGATAAagttaatctaaaaaaaattgtgttttattctagaaatacaaaaaataaccaatTAGATAACATTTTAATAACCAGCAACTACTGCTTATCagtttatttgcttttatagcaattctttcagaaaaaaagccaattttttatggcagttttttaaacatgaatattttctaatttatttcctcctctatgactattgactgaaaaaaagacatttgtcaCCTTCACTTTGGCAAACactggtgggtgtgtttcacCATTTCCTGACATTTAACAGATCAAACCACAACTGATTGAGAAAATAATTGAAAACAATCATTAGTTGTAGCTCTAATAATGAGACATGAGTCATCAGAATGTCAAATGGACAGCGGGATAGATCGTTGACCTGTAGCAGACAGTGACTTACCTGAGTGCTTTGCATCGGCAGAGGAAGAGGCAGGAGCTCCGACAGCAGCGTCAGACCAGAAAACAAACCTTCAGGAGCTTTTAGGAGCGAACTTAAAACCTCCTTCAGCATCAGAGACCACGTGTTACTGGCCAGAGTCTCTTCTGTATGAGTCACCTGCAGCAGACACGAACATTTCTCACAACAATGACCACAAATGACCACACATTTCCCACCTAAGCACTGTCACTCATCACCCACCTCCTCATTGACTCCCTGCGTGAAGGTGAGCAGCACATCCACGATGAGCGCCTGCACTCTGGTCTCCTCCCCGTCTAGACGTCCAGACGCAGGAATGGAGCACACGATCATGTGGAGCGTCACCAAAACGTTGGCGACGCGAGTGTCCCTGAACTGAAACGCTCCCCCTCGGAGCAGCTCCGTCAGCATGGTGCGCAGCAGCCGCAGCGTGCTGATGCAAACACTGAGGATCATGCAGCGCTGCGGCGTCGGGCCCATGTGTCCGTGAACGCGCCATGGCTGCAGTAAGACGCTGCACAGCTTCTGCAGGACGCGAACACAGGTATCCAGACCTTCACCAGAGAACAGCTGGACGCCTGCAAGGCTCCACTTCAGATCCCTCTGCTGACCTGCAGAACGGAGGGTGAGATGGTAAAAAACATGTTCGCAGAGGTACGACTGTGGCCAGCAAACTTTCTTTGCAATTTAACATGtaagacataaaaacaaacatgaagttTTGAGTTGGTTTTCTAAATTTTGACAGCAGGAATTTCCCTTTTACTACAAATATGTATCAGTTCAGAGGGTCAAATAACATTGCAAATAGCTTTAATGCACAAAATCTAATAAGAACCTTCAAATACAAAGAAGTCCATTTAAAAACCTGCTTGGTGTCTTTACCTTCTATGGCTGGAGGCGGGGAGGCGATGTGACAGAGGACCCTCAGAGCGGCGACCAGCCCGGTTCCCTCAGCAGTTAACACATTTTCCACATTCTGCAGTCAAAAGAAAACCATGTTCAGAGTGACATACAGCACTAATTTGCATATAGCTCACAGCCCCACGGCGGATAAACGACGGAGAGGTTCAAACTTGTCGGCGCTGCATTCCAATGAAGATACATTTCTAGAAGATCTGACGTACATCAGATCGGAACATATAGCTCAGTGtcgggctgggcgataaatcgaattaattcgattaattcacctttttaaaacctgacgatttggaAATTtaccaaatcgtaaaatcgaggagagcttaaaaatataacaatacagattcttcttctgcctttcacgacttgtacactggcgtttgcttccgcctctcatctcc from the Acanthochromis polyacanthus isolate Apoly-LR-REF ecotype Palm Island chromosome 12, KAUST_Apoly_ChrSc, whole genome shotgun sequence genome contains:
- the virma gene encoding protein virilizer homolog isoform X3 encodes the protein MAGDTSTELLFLDTFKHQSAELTNVDVVRFPCGVLITEVRVIPPGIKAHSNLPDSRAFGETSPHAFQLELFFNNVTKPNNPTFHRLGSLEYDENKSIVFRPSGKVNTDGLVLRGWYTSLTVAVYGTAERSHGHDQDSPPPPPPPPPQQPSGLKRIVKQDWEKDDQYNGSPPRPAPRGPRTPPGPPPPDDDEEEQVPVTVGVVKDEACEGRDDYLEAVSPERSLPADETYSDAEQEEEGDEEEEEEEQEEEEDARTEGSAPEEDEEEEEEEDEGEDEEEEMEEGDDGYEQISSDEDDLDNGSFKLPSFDMDYTPEDLASVPPVQYDPYERELRPLLYFTPPYKTRFDTQFEKATVDEPRDAGGTEGAAASEEAEAVTQLKELLASIGDDRDARWVTALEEAPGLLTKGLAYFLKQGAAEMEDHVKVLVQWTLQALNMEVALTQPIALNLRQLKAGAKLASYLAECPQGLTVLLREGALSVLLELLHADHVSSTLKLSILRALDALISAPAGVEAFLHVGDSEKSGYQRLVQLFLREETVRVITAGNAILQKSHMHEVLVDLQNAAAAWSEPQQEEMEDAESPMEEEPSLSSPPVSEAELDRMTGVLEELHHLLETAPHCMVQPPGKAFPTSARITGPQERDNPYPTLYRYMHACHFLESTTAVLSAAAAAGHVGVTQAVRELLRFLSVTQAGLLFLLAQPTPTNLLLRLLASMAESEAEESTFTGGDGGVAGPGFGEEGFGVWLMQALHALQGVSELMSHVAAGGDGGAGLEEGDNAEVLGMLHALYLMTFTQTGRSAVAHVFSLENNLSCLVTLLQHHSKDGQGEAKARKAVTYNYACMLVLLVVQTSNELRMMEQFAAPLLTLAKADDTNAKLQELSKWLEPLEKLRFEIGSIPVLIDYIKQNVENVLTAEGTGLVAALRVLCHIASPPPAIEGQQRDLKWSLAGVQLFSGEGLDTCVRVLQKLCSVLLQPWRVHGHMGPTPQRCMILSVCISTLRLLRTMLTELLRGGAFQFRDTRVANVLVTLHMIVCSIPASGRLDGEETRVQALIVDVLLTFTQGVNEEVTHTEETLASNTWSLMLKEVLSSLLKAPEGLFSGLTLLSELLPLPLPMQSTQVISVQDVAVALNTRKLWSMHIRAQWKVFSEALRCVCATSCPPLLAMLRRVCVQLADLSSPTATLIMKALLELLLEELQPAEGKGVCWSQVLRLLSLMDALVSQRACKSATLSLLSGSVSGDEQLADLFPLLLSLLVPPTDHSLQQQQCSVLVGTILQSLCDQDISLAVPPPGEGCLSEAEQLANALPGREMMSSVCTSLLEVLGNSESSVPLLLTCIRTLTFLTEHDYGLYHLKVALKKHGASLCSLLKRLVFSFNKDSADLLSALLDFLRQIVNTETMCVEEGQGSSDDSAFVPPRLLSGSEMKALLQWEESDSHPLPALEKQITKLCKEDESLETMLDNVIVLRQTLETATDSPPAPETEPTLPAPEALGAQFNHRTVFILSEALDEHLKALWFSPFQTDDIEADLDMVKVDLVGLAQECCPELDLKAELERSFLSEPSSPGHTKAPKGFRLGKHKHETFITSSGKSDYVEPAKRAHIMAAPRGRGGRGGFGQNMSRPHDIFRLRKQNTSRPPSMHVDDFVAAEFKDITTPLGLLPPKRPPKSTPKPPTRGLFTGNRGRATFHSQTRFFTPPQPKGVLLSGNYTRREGGRGSSWSGQVPAVTHRGTYSEPRGGQSNFTRGPLPSRQPPAKCFDFSSPGTYRLAPRDRAPRGRGGTGLSWLTGGGGGGSVGGGGGGGGGGGGGGGRGSQGSKFSGGGGSGGGRGRHVRSFTR